A genomic region of Janthinobacterium lividum contains the following coding sequences:
- the atpG gene encoding F0F1 ATP synthase subunit gamma: MASSKEIRGKIKSVENTKKITKAMEMVAASKMRKAQDRMRAARPYSDKIRNIAANLATANPEYTHPFLAAAQGTQAKAVGFIVVTTDKGLCGGMNTNILRQVTSKSRELEAAGNRVEAVAIGNKGLGFLNRIGVKIIAHAIQTGDTPHLDKLIGPVKVMLEEFQAGKIDAVYLCYTKFINTMKQEPVVEQLLPLTADKMVADKGAHSWDYIYEPDAQSVIDELLERYVEALVYQAVAENLASEQSARMVAMKAASDNAGSVIGELKLIYNKTRQAAITKELSEIVAGAAAV; encoded by the coding sequence ATGGCATCAAGCAAAGAGATACGAGGCAAGATCAAGAGCGTAGAGAATACGAAGAAGATCACCAAGGCGATGGAAATGGTCGCCGCGTCCAAAATGCGCAAGGCGCAAGACCGGATGCGGGCCGCTCGTCCCTACAGTGACAAGATTCGGAATATCGCCGCCAATCTGGCGACCGCCAATCCGGAATACACGCACCCGTTCCTGGCAGCTGCCCAGGGTACGCAAGCGAAGGCAGTGGGTTTCATCGTTGTCACGACCGACAAGGGTCTGTGCGGCGGCATGAACACCAACATCCTGCGCCAGGTGACGTCGAAGTCGCGCGAGCTGGAAGCAGCTGGCAACCGGGTTGAAGCAGTTGCCATCGGTAACAAGGGTTTGGGTTTTTTGAATCGCATCGGCGTCAAGATCATTGCGCACGCCATTCAAACCGGCGATACGCCCCACCTGGATAAACTGATCGGACCTGTCAAGGTCATGCTCGAAGAGTTCCAGGCAGGCAAGATCGATGCAGTGTACCTGTGCTACACCAAATTCATCAACACGATGAAACAGGAACCAGTCGTGGAGCAATTGCTGCCCCTGACGGCCGACAAGATGGTCGCCGACAAGGGTGCCCACTCGTGGGATTACATCTACGAGCCGGACGCGCAAAGCGTGATCGACGAATTGCTGGAGCGCTATGTAGAAGCGCTGGTGTACCAGGCAGTCGCGGAGAATCTGGCGTCCGAGCAATCGGCACGGATGGTCGCGATGAAAGCTGCAAGCGACAACGCGGGTAGTGTGATCGGCGAATTGAAGCTGATCTACAACAAGACCCGCCAAGCTGCGATTACCAAAGAACTCTCCGAAATCGTCGCCGGTGCGGCTGCGGTTTAA
- the atpD gene encoding F0F1 ATP synthase subunit beta, whose protein sequence is MADGKIVQCIGAVVDVEFPRNAMPKVFDALKMAGSELTLEVQQQLGDGIVRTIALGSSDGLRRGMMIQNTGKPIMVPVGKATLGRIMDVLGNPIDECGPVSHEQIASIHRTAPAYDELSPSQELLETGIKVIDLVCPFAKGGKVGLFGGAGVGKTVNMMELINNIAKAHSGVSVFAGVGERTREGNDFYHEMADAKVVDLENPENSKVAMVYGQMNEPPGNRLRVALTGLTIAESFRDEGKDVLFFVDNIYRFTLAGTEVSALLGRMPSAVGYQPTLAEEMGRLQERITSTKTGSITSIQAVYVPADDYTDPSPATTFAHLDSTVALSRDIASLGIYPAVDPLDSTSRQLDPLIVGQEHYDTARAVQTTLQRYKELRDIIAILGMDELAPEDKLLVARARKMQRFLSQPFHVAEVFTGAPGKYVSLKDTIKGFKMIASGELDHLPEQAFYMVGTIEEAIEKAKKLN, encoded by the coding sequence ATGGCTGATGGCAAAATCGTTCAGTGTATCGGCGCTGTGGTGGACGTTGAGTTTCCCCGCAACGCGATGCCTAAGGTATTTGATGCCTTGAAGATGGCAGGCTCGGAACTGACCCTGGAAGTACAACAGCAGTTGGGCGACGGCATTGTCCGTACCATTGCACTCGGTTCGTCCGATGGCTTGCGTCGCGGCATGATGATTCAAAATACCGGCAAACCTATCATGGTGCCAGTCGGTAAAGCAACCCTGGGTCGCATCATGGACGTGCTGGGCAACCCGATCGACGAATGCGGCCCAGTGTCGCACGAGCAGATCGCGTCGATCCACCGCACCGCTCCTGCATACGACGAACTGTCGCCATCGCAAGAACTGCTGGAAACCGGCATCAAGGTGATCGACCTGGTGTGCCCGTTTGCAAAAGGCGGTAAAGTTGGTCTGTTTGGCGGCGCTGGCGTAGGCAAGACCGTCAACATGATGGAACTGATTAACAACATCGCCAAGGCGCACAGCGGCGTGTCCGTGTTCGCCGGCGTGGGTGAGCGTACCCGTGAAGGTAACGACTTCTACCACGAGATGGCTGACGCGAAAGTGGTCGATCTGGAAAACCCGGAGAACTCCAAAGTCGCGATGGTCTACGGCCAGATGAATGAACCGCCAGGTAACCGTCTGCGCGTCGCGCTGACCGGCCTGACGATCGCTGAATCGTTCCGTGATGAAGGCAAGGACGTTCTGTTCTTCGTCGACAACATCTACCGCTTCACGCTGGCTGGTACCGAAGTCTCGGCACTGCTGGGCCGTATGCCGTCGGCTGTGGGTTACCAACCGACCCTGGCGGAAGAAATGGGCCGTCTGCAAGAGCGTATCACGTCGACCAAGACCGGTTCGATCACCTCGATCCAGGCCGTCTACGTTCCAGCCGATGATTACACCGATCCGTCGCCTGCTACCACGTTTGCTCACTTGGATTCGACCGTTGCGCTGTCGCGTGACATCGCTTCCCTGGGTATCTACCCAGCCGTGGACCCACTGGATTCGACCTCGCGTCAGCTGGATCCGTTGATCGTTGGTCAAGAGCACTATGACACCGCGCGTGCCGTGCAAACGACCCTGCAACGCTACAAGGAATTGCGCGACATTATCGCGATTCTGGGTATGGACGAGCTGGCACCGGAAGACAAACTGCTGGTCGCCCGCGCACGTAAGATGCAGCGTTTCCTGTCGCAGCCTTTCCACGTCGCTGAAGTCTTTACCGGCGCGCCTGGTAAATACGTTTCGCTCAAAGACACGATCAAGGGCTTCAAAATGATCGCTTCGGGCGAACTCGATCACCTGCCGGAACAAGCGTTCTACATGGTCGGCACGATCGAAGAAGCAATCGAAAAAGCCAAGAAACTTAACTAA
- the rsgA gene encoding ribosome small subunit-dependent GTPase A, with translation MITFDFAQLRLIGLQQAIASAATQLDISSPAAQLLRVSAVHRDSIGVHDGILEHGAHILPRLLHELQAQDTILAVGDWVAAEHDGYGMLWITAHLSPVTQIGRRGNDGRRQVLASNVDTALLVMGLDEDFNPRRLERYLAIVLAAQVSPVVVLSKADVADDVPGKLAQLKLRLPPHVPLFAIDTRHAYDVAILEPWLDAGQTLVLLGSSGAGKSSLTNTLAAAQQATNGVRHGDGRGRHTTTARSLHLCASGACIIDTPGLRSWRADADAETLAATFDDIAALAATCQFRDCQHASEPGCAVRGAVDGDRLRNYHKLLRDARRSEETPLERIAARAKWKTILKAGLERGKDKRR, from the coding sequence ATGATCACATTCGATTTTGCGCAACTACGCCTTATCGGGCTGCAGCAGGCCATCGCCAGCGCAGCCACCCAACTCGACATCTCTTCCCCCGCCGCGCAGCTGCTGCGCGTGAGCGCCGTGCACCGCGACAGCATCGGCGTGCACGACGGCATCCTGGAACACGGGGCGCACATCCTGCCGCGCCTGCTGCACGAGCTGCAGGCGCAGGACACCATCCTTGCCGTTGGCGACTGGGTCGCCGCCGAACACGATGGTTACGGCATGCTGTGGATAACGGCGCACTTATCCCCGGTCACGCAGATCGGCCGGCGCGGCAATGACGGCCGGCGGCAAGTGCTCGCCAGCAATGTCGATACGGCCCTGCTGGTGATGGGACTGGACGAAGACTTCAACCCGCGCCGGCTGGAACGCTATCTGGCCATCGTGCTGGCGGCCCAGGTCAGCCCCGTGGTGGTGCTGAGCAAGGCCGACGTGGCCGATGACGTGCCGGGCAAGCTGGCGCAGCTCAAACTGCGCCTGCCGCCCCACGTGCCGCTGTTCGCCATCGATACGCGCCATGCGTATGACGTGGCCATCCTGGAACCCTGGCTGGATGCCGGCCAGACCCTGGTACTGCTCGGTTCATCGGGCGCGGGCAAGTCCAGCCTGACCAACACCCTGGCTGCGGCGCAGCAGGCAACCAACGGCGTGCGCCATGGCGACGGCCGTGGCCGGCACACGACGACGGCGCGCTCGCTGCACCTGTGCGCCAGCGGCGCCTGCATCATCGACACGCCGGGCTTGCGCAGCTGGCGCGCGGACGCCGATGCGGAAACGCTGGCTGCCACGTTCGACGATATCGCGGCGCTGGCAGCGACATGCCAGTTCCGCGATTGCCAGCATGCCAGCGAGCCCGGTTGCGCCGTGCGCGGCGCCGTCGATGGGGACCGCCTGCGTAATTATCACAAGCTGCTGCGCGACGCGCGCCGCAGCGAGGAAACGCCGCTCGAACGCATTGCCGCGCGCGCCAAGTGGAAGACGATATTGAAGGCGGGACTGGAAAGGGGAAAGGACAAGCGCCGCTAA
- a CDS encoding F0F1 ATP synthase subunit epsilon — protein MAHTIHVDVVSAEELIFSGEAEFVALPGEQGELGIYPRHTPLITRIRPGAVRIKVVGQAEEEFVFVAGGLLEVQPDTVTVLADTAIRGHDLDEAKALEAKKLAEENIHNKDSGIDYAQAQAELASAIAQLAAIQKLRKM, from the coding sequence ATGGCACACACAATTCACGTTGACGTGGTTTCCGCTGAAGAACTGATTTTTTCAGGCGAAGCAGAATTCGTCGCGTTGCCGGGTGAACAGGGCGAGCTGGGTATCTACCCACGCCACACGCCTTTGATTACCCGCATCCGTCCGGGCGCGGTCCGCATCAAGGTAGTCGGCCAGGCTGAAGAAGAGTTCGTCTTCGTTGCCGGCGGCCTGCTGGAAGTGCAACCGGATACCGTGACCGTCCTGGCCGATACCGCGATCCGCGGTCACGACCTCGACGAAGCGAAAGCGCTGGAAGCGAAGAAGTTGGCGGAAGAAAATATCCACAACAAGGATTCGGGCATCGACTACGCGCAAGCGCAAGCCGAGCTGGCCAGCGCGATTGCGCAGCTGGCAGCGATCCAGAAGCTGCGCAAGATGTAA
- the speD gene encoding adenosylmethionine decarboxylase, with amino-acid sequence MAATPHLPLGTHLLADLSGIAPARLRDGAALERLLRDAAITAGAQVLHSHFHSFGAGQGVTGVVLLAESHISIHTWPECNFAAVDIFMCGAARPQLALDAIKDALQAAHCQLQSVRRAPPGQA; translated from the coding sequence ATGGCAGCCACACCGCATCTGCCCCTGGGCACCCACTTGCTGGCCGATTTGTCGGGCATCGCGCCGGCACGCCTGCGCGACGGCGCCGCGCTCGAGCGCCTGCTGCGCGACGCTGCCATCACGGCTGGCGCGCAGGTGCTGCATAGCCATTTCCACAGCTTTGGCGCCGGCCAGGGCGTCACCGGCGTGGTGCTGCTGGCTGAATCGCACATCTCCATCCACACCTGGCCGGAATGCAACTTTGCCGCCGTCGATATCTTCATGTGCGGCGCGGCCCGGCCGCAACTGGCGCTCGATGCCATCAAGGATGCCTTGCAGGCGGCGCACTGCCAGCTGCAATCCGTGCGGCGCGCGCCGCCTGGGCAAGCCTAG
- a CDS encoding DUF4178 domain-containing protein, producing the protein MQTVSCPSCGAEVHFRSHASVLAVCEYCHSTILKDADSVKDVGKMSAVLEDYSPIQIGTAGVHDGVHFTVVGRIQQRYSAGTWNEWYLLFDDASTAWLGDSSGLYTLTRVRSTQDALPAFAELTPGRRYTICGEPYTAAEIRSAECIAGQGELPFKVGAGWRIQVADFRNYASFVTLDYTDGPQPVVYQGVAVTLEGLQCQLLRDDDAIARSAGKYRGKLDALDCPSCGSGIGYVPGAAAQLVCPACHAQLDASGPEAQVLAIGKQVHDNADITLELGASAKISNVDFTVIGMMRRADDEGSEWNEYLLYNARAGFFWLVETDDGWSRSNVLPNWPNWASLDADTCTLDGTTYRKLYDYGSQVVYAAGAFNWKVAVGDSTRVFEFEQGQTKLAAELTGEEMTWSRSVPVAYDQMAAWFGSAFHGGAKVQNIQLSHRGIAKVFIIIVLVLNAIPMFVSFSSTLMWSLLGCLALFLPAAFLDKNAKNPP; encoded by the coding sequence ATGCAAACTGTTTCCTGTCCCAGCTGCGGCGCGGAAGTCCACTTCCGCTCGCACGCTTCCGTACTCGCCGTGTGCGAATACTGCCACAGCACCATCCTCAAGGACGCCGATTCCGTCAAGGACGTGGGCAAGATGTCGGCCGTCCTGGAAGACTATTCGCCGATCCAGATCGGCACGGCCGGCGTGCACGATGGCGTGCACTTCACCGTCGTCGGCCGCATCCAGCAGCGCTACAGCGCCGGCACGTGGAACGAGTGGTATCTGCTGTTCGACGACGCCAGCACGGCGTGGCTGGGCGACTCGTCCGGCCTGTACACGCTGACGCGCGTACGCAGCACGCAAGACGCCCTGCCCGCCTTTGCCGAGCTGACGCCGGGCAGGCGCTACACGATCTGCGGCGAACCGTACACGGCGGCCGAGATCCGCAGCGCCGAATGCATCGCCGGCCAGGGAGAACTGCCGTTCAAGGTAGGCGCCGGCTGGCGCATCCAGGTGGCGGACTTCCGCAACTACGCCAGCTTTGTCACGCTCGACTACACGGATGGCCCGCAACCCGTCGTCTACCAGGGCGTTGCCGTCACCCTGGAGGGCTTGCAGTGCCAGCTGCTGCGCGACGACGACGCCATCGCCAGGAGCGCCGGCAAGTACCGCGGCAAGCTCGACGCGCTCGACTGCCCGTCCTGCGGCAGCGGCATCGGGTATGTCCCCGGCGCGGCGGCGCAGCTCGTGTGTCCCGCCTGCCATGCGCAGCTCGACGCCAGCGGCCCGGAAGCGCAGGTGCTGGCCATCGGCAAGCAGGTGCACGACAACGCCGACATCACGCTGGAGCTGGGCGCCAGCGCGAAGATCAGCAATGTGGACTTCACGGTGATCGGCATGATGCGCCGCGCCGACGACGAAGGCAGCGAGTGGAATGAATACCTGCTGTACAACGCGCGCGCCGGCTTCTTCTGGCTGGTGGAGACGGACGATGGCTGGTCGCGCTCGAACGTGCTGCCGAACTGGCCCAACTGGGCGTCGCTGGACGCCGATACCTGCACGCTCGATGGCACCACCTACCGCAAACTGTATGACTACGGCTCGCAGGTCGTGTATGCGGCGGGCGCCTTCAACTGGAAGGTGGCCGTCGGCGACAGCACGCGCGTGTTTGAATTCGAGCAGGGGCAGACCAAGCTGGCGGCGGAGCTCACCGGCGAGGAAATGACCTGGTCGCGCTCCGTGCCCGTCGCCTATGACCAGATGGCCGCCTGGTTCGGCAGCGCCTTCCATGGCGGCGCCAAAGTGCAGAATATCCAGCTGAGCCATCGCGGCATCGCCAAGGTCTTCATCATCATCGTGCTGGTCTTGAATGCGATTCCCATGTTTGTCTCGTTCTCCAGCACCTTGATGTGGAGTTTGCTGGGCTGCCTGGCGCTGTTCCTGCCTGCCGCTTTTCTCGACAAGAATGCAAAGAATCCCCCATGA